The following coding sequences lie in one Hymenobacter tibetensis genomic window:
- a CDS encoding family 43 glycosylhydrolase, with protein MLNCRLLYTLGALACLCGGVAQAQNPIITNQFTADPTARAFNGRVYVYPSHDIRATPGHGRAGWFVMEDYHVFSSANLTEWTDHGVIVTQNKVPWVKPDSYSMWAPDCMFRNGKYYFYFPTTPRDTTISKGFTVGVAVSDKPTGPFVPQPLPIKGVRGIDPNVFIDKDGQAYLYWSQGNIYGAKLKENMLELASEPKTLGELPTKGLKEGPYLFERKGIYYLTYPHVENKTERLEYATSTSPLGPFTVKGVLMDESPTGCWTNHHSLLELKNQWYLFYHHNDLSPAFDKNRSVRIDSLFFQPDGSIQKVVPTLRGVGLTDAKQKIQVDRYSRLSSSGANIAFLDTANKFQGWKTVFANNQGWVQYNGVAFGKQALKTVTLRTMAAAGAMVQLRADGATGPVLAQVTVPKGSQWQEIKAPLSAFKPGTHTLVVSSKTNTPVEIDWVKFE; from the coding sequence ATGCTGAATTGTAGACTGCTTTATACACTAGGCGCGCTGGCCTGCTTGTGCGGGGGCGTTGCGCAGGCGCAGAACCCAATCATTACCAATCAATTCACGGCCGACCCAACGGCGCGGGCGTTTAATGGCCGGGTGTACGTGTACCCCTCGCACGATATTCGGGCCACACCGGGGCACGGGCGGGCCGGCTGGTTTGTGATGGAGGACTACCATGTGTTTTCCTCCGCCAATCTCACGGAGTGGACCGACCACGGCGTGATTGTGACGCAGAACAAAGTGCCATGGGTGAAGCCTGATAGCTACAGCATGTGGGCGCCCGACTGCATGTTCCGCAACGGCAAGTACTACTTCTATTTCCCGACTACCCCCCGCGATACGACCATCAGCAAGGGCTTTACGGTGGGGGTAGCCGTGTCGGATAAGCCCACCGGCCCCTTTGTGCCGCAGCCGCTGCCCATCAAGGGGGTGCGCGGCATCGACCCCAACGTGTTTATCGACAAAGACGGGCAGGCGTATCTGTACTGGTCGCAAGGCAATATCTACGGCGCTAAGCTCAAGGAGAACATGCTGGAGCTAGCCTCCGAACCCAAGACGCTAGGCGAACTGCCCACCAAAGGGTTGAAGGAAGGCCCTTATCTGTTTGAGCGCAAGGGAATTTACTACCTGACGTACCCGCACGTCGAGAACAAGACCGAGCGCCTCGAATACGCTACCAGCACCAGTCCCCTAGGGCCGTTCACGGTGAAGGGCGTACTTATGGACGAGTCGCCGACAGGCTGCTGGACCAATCACCATTCTTTATTGGAGCTCAAAAACCAGTGGTACCTGTTCTACCACCACAACGACCTGTCACCCGCCTTCGACAAAAACCGCTCGGTCCGCATCGACAGCTTATTCTTTCAGCCCGACGGCTCCATTCAGAAAGTGGTGCCAACCCTACGCGGCGTGGGCCTCACCGACGCCAAGCAGAAAATCCAGGTCGACCGCTACAGTCGCCTGAGCAGCAGCGGCGCGAACATCGCCTTCCTGGATACCGCCAACAAGTTTCAGGGCTGGAAAACCGTGTTTGCCAACAACCAAGGCTGGGTGCAATACAACGGGGTAGCCTTTGGCAAGCAGGCGCTCAAGACAGTAACGCTACGCACAATGGCGGCCGCCGGCGCCATGGTACAGCTGCGGGCCGATGGGGCCACCGGCCCGGTGCTGGCCCAAGTAACTGTGCCCAAGGGCAGCCAGTGGCAGGAGATAAAAGCGCCCTTATCGGCCTTCAAGCCCGGCACACACACGCTGGTCGTTTCCTCTAAAACGAACACGCCCGTGGAGATTGACTGGGTCAAGTTCGAGTAA